The following are encoded in a window of Roseimaritima ulvae genomic DNA:
- a CDS encoding glycosyltransferase, with protein sequence MSTVSASATAFPTPVVVAPTREQRAAPPQPISVLHVVNGEHFSGAERVQSHLGRCLPALQVRADFACVKPALFADHIEQAGGELGSVYRLPMRGRMDFRVAYKLSQLVRREGYELLHAHTPRTAVLAAAAARLCGVPWIYHVHSPAARDSARPWVNRINAVTEWLSLRNCAHLITVSNSLLQDTIQNGWPAHRASVVHNGVPAIRPTRTHTPVVGGPWVLGMVALMRPRKGLEIAIEAISHLKNTGHDVRLRCIGPFETQAYRKLIDAKVEQLQVADRIEFTGFAKHVPEALAQLDAMVLPSLYGEGLPMVVLEAMAAALPVVATRVEGTPEAIRHGREGLLAEPQCSLSLAEQITALVEGQYDWQQLAEAACQRHAKHFSDTAMAEGTAAVYRDVLSR encoded by the coding sequence ATGTCGACCGTGTCCGCTTCCGCGACCGCCTTTCCCACACCTGTTGTGGTGGCTCCGACCAGGGAGCAACGGGCCGCACCGCCCCAGCCGATCTCCGTGTTGCACGTGGTCAACGGCGAACATTTTTCCGGCGCCGAACGCGTCCAATCGCATCTCGGCCGCTGTTTACCAGCCTTGCAGGTTCGCGCGGACTTTGCCTGTGTCAAACCCGCCCTGTTCGCCGACCACATCGAGCAGGCCGGCGGTGAACTGGGCTCGGTCTATCGCTTGCCGATGCGAGGGCGGATGGATTTTCGCGTGGCCTACAAGTTGAGCCAATTGGTGCGGCGGGAGGGCTATGAACTGCTACACGCTCATACGCCGCGAACGGCTGTCCTGGCCGCGGCCGCTGCGCGACTGTGCGGGGTGCCGTGGATCTATCACGTCCACAGCCCCGCCGCTCGCGATTCCGCGCGCCCCTGGGTCAATCGCATCAACGCCGTCACCGAATGGTTATCGCTGCGAAACTGTGCTCACTTGATCACCGTTTCCAACAGTTTGTTGCAGGACACGATCCAGAACGGTTGGCCTGCTCACCGTGCATCGGTGGTCCACAACGGCGTCCCCGCCATCCGGCCGACGCGCACTCACACGCCGGTGGTGGGCGGACCGTGGGTGCTGGGAATGGTGGCGTTAATGCGCCCCCGCAAGGGTTTGGAAATCGCCATCGAAGCCATTTCTCATCTGAAGAATACCGGCCATGACGTGCGGCTGCGTTGCATCGGTCCCTTTGAAACCCAAGCCTATCGTAAGCTGATCGATGCGAAGGTCGAACAACTGCAGGTCGCCGACCGGATCGAATTTACCGGATTCGCCAAACACGTCCCCGAAGCGCTCGCCCAACTGGATGCCATGGTGTTGCCCAGTCTGTACGGTGAAGGCCTGCCGATGGTGGTGCTGGAAGCGATGGCGGCGGCTCTACCGGTGGTGGCTACCCGAGTCGAAGGCACGCCCGAAGCGATCCGGCACGGTCGCGAAGGGCTGTTGGCCGAACCCCAGTGCAGTCTCAGTTTGGCCGAACAAATTACGGCGTTGGTGGAAGGGCAATACGACTGGCAGCAACTGGCCGAAGCCGCCTGTCAGCGTCACGCCAAACATTTCTCCGATACCGCAATGGCGGAAGGCACCGCGGCCGTGTATCGGGATGTGCTGTCTCGCTAG
- a CDS encoding S8 family peptidase encodes MDSKPNPSDAAASKRSPQRRSARYVDPLASQRRGLRVCEPRLALSASLAADLVLSSLSQAPDDVFDHAADPVTDGDWLLQQAAEVREQYGLDGAGQSIAVIDSGIAWDHVALGGGFGPGYRVVGGWDFVENDADPYDDAPAGFHGSHVSGLLAGQSEDFGGMATGADLISLRVFDDQGQGSLDAIESALQWVHENRLAYANPITTVNLSLGAILNDATETQVMGQLEDELQLLHDDGILVVAAAGNGFNADYPTRVTYPAESQWVTAVGSIDADGALSSFSQRQDGLLVAPGSQVRSTVPDHVLGWDGTVDDFATANGTSMAAPQIAGASALVRQAMLQVDPQADVDPDRILDHLRDTSITSVDSQTGISYHTVDLQTAIDSLLADTDVDPDPVLDSGLELPGDGIHLGTVQSQATVLEGDTWYELDTAHQGVLSLGASADVQLQIVDAAGNALEPLADFGSATGSAGLSETGGEVQYDYAVEQQQRLFVRIEGDAAESVRFTNLLQWTDGEVRILGTGASDSVRLDLTDSIRIEINGAQYQWATTDTQRAIHFSGSSGNDTLSFQGSSGSERISVYPASNVSVDTNRFTSQTVAVEFEGFENVRFDGGGGADQASLYDTPGSDQLTASPQFAQLSGVGYDFDIQQVPRIYVHATAGGEDTAFLYDSDDDDTLVVRPQFSSLRSQEHFNLAYGFERVYAFATAGGNDSAQLYDSAGNDRMTASAVSAGISGPGYFASARYFESVEANATAGGVDTAHLYASGTAAQWQQASGLVQMTDTDDEGRVSRQLARGFDSVATYADGQAVEFETQSRAEPVDVNEDDSVTDEQARRTLAALFAELGLDN; translated from the coding sequence ATGGACTCCAAGCCAAACCCTTCCGACGCAGCGGCCTCGAAACGCTCGCCCCAACGGCGATCCGCTCGCTACGTCGACCCGTTGGCCAGTCAACGACGCGGGCTGCGAGTCTGCGAGCCCCGCTTGGCGCTATCGGCCAGCCTGGCCGCCGACCTGGTACTGTCATCGCTGAGCCAGGCCCCGGACGACGTCTTCGACCATGCCGCCGATCCGGTCACCGACGGCGATTGGTTGCTGCAACAAGCGGCCGAAGTTCGCGAGCAATACGGTCTCGACGGGGCCGGCCAGAGCATCGCCGTGATCGACAGCGGCATCGCTTGGGATCACGTCGCCCTGGGCGGCGGATTCGGCCCCGGCTACCGCGTCGTCGGCGGCTGGGATTTTGTCGAAAACGATGCCGATCCCTACGACGACGCCCCGGCCGGCTTCCATGGCTCCCACGTTTCCGGCTTGCTGGCCGGCCAGTCCGAGGATTTTGGCGGCATGGCCACCGGTGCCGACCTGATCTCCCTGCGGGTCTTTGATGACCAAGGGCAGGGCAGTTTGGACGCCATCGAATCGGCCCTGCAGTGGGTTCACGAAAACCGGCTGGCCTACGCCAATCCGATCACCACGGTGAACCTCTCTCTGGGAGCGATCCTCAACGACGCCACCGAAACCCAGGTGATGGGGCAACTGGAAGACGAACTGCAGCTGCTGCACGACGATGGCATCCTGGTCGTCGCCGCGGCCGGCAACGGGTTTAATGCCGACTACCCCACCCGCGTCACCTACCCGGCGGAAAGCCAATGGGTGACGGCCGTTGGCAGCATCGACGCCGACGGGGCGTTAAGTTCGTTTTCGCAGCGGCAAGACGGGCTGCTGGTCGCCCCCGGCAGCCAGGTCCGCAGCACGGTTCCGGACCACGTCTTGGGTTGGGACGGAACGGTTGATGACTTTGCCACCGCCAACGGAACCAGCATGGCCGCTCCCCAGATCGCCGGAGCGTCGGCCCTGGTGCGACAAGCCATGCTGCAAGTGGACCCCCAAGCCGACGTCGATCCGGATCGCATCCTCGACCATTTACGCGACACGTCGATCACCTCGGTGGACTCACAAACCGGTATCAGCTACCACACCGTCGACCTGCAGACGGCCATCGATTCTTTGCTGGCCGACACGGATGTGGATCCCGACCCGGTGCTCGATTCCGGCCTGGAATTGCCCGGCGATGGAATCCATTTGGGAACCGTGCAATCGCAAGCCACGGTGCTGGAGGGCGATACCTGGTACGAATTGGATACCGCTCATCAGGGCGTGTTGTCGCTCGGTGCCTCGGCCGATGTGCAACTTCAGATCGTCGACGCGGCCGGCAACGCCCTTGAGCCGCTTGCCGATTTCGGCTCCGCTACGGGCAGCGCGGGCTTGAGCGAAACCGGCGGCGAAGTGCAGTACGACTATGCTGTGGAGCAGCAACAGCGCCTGTTCGTGCGGATCGAAGGCGATGCCGCGGAATCGGTTCGGTTCACCAATCTGCTTCAATGGACCGACGGCGAAGTGCGGATTTTAGGCACCGGTGCAAGCGATAGTGTGCGGTTGGATTTGACGGATTCGATTCGCATCGAAATCAACGGAGCTCAATATCAATGGGCGACAACCGACACGCAGCGGGCGATTCATTTCAGCGGCAGCAGCGGCAACGACACGCTTTCGTTCCAGGGTTCCAGCGGTAGCGAACGCATCTCGGTGTATCCGGCCAGCAACGTCTCCGTCGATACCAACCGCTTCACCAGCCAAACGGTGGCGGTGGAATTCGAAGGTTTTGAGAACGTGCGGTTTGACGGCGGCGGAGGAGCGGATCAGGCTTCGCTGTACGACACACCGGGATCCGATCAACTAACCGCCTCGCCGCAGTTCGCGCAGCTATCCGGCGTGGGCTACGACTTCGACATCCAGCAGGTGCCTCGCATTTATGTGCACGCCACCGCCGGCGGCGAAGACACGGCCTTCCTGTACGATTCAGACGACGACGACACCTTGGTCGTACGTCCCCAGTTCTCCAGCCTCCGCAGCCAAGAACATTTTAATTTGGCTTACGGTTTCGAACGCGTATACGCCTTTGCCACCGCAGGCGGCAACGATTCCGCCCAGTTGTACGACAGCGCCGGCAACGACCGCATGACCGCCTCGGCAGTGTCGGCAGGGATCAGCGGCCCGGGCTACTTTGCCAGCGCCCGCTACTTTGAATCCGTGGAAGCCAACGCGACCGCGGGAGGCGTTGACACCGCTCACCTGTACGCTTCCGGCACGGCGGCGCAGTGGCAACAAGCCAGCGGATTGGTGCAAATGACCGACACCGACGACGAGGGCCGAGTCTCGCGGCAACTGGCCCGTGGGTTTGATTCGGTGGCCACCTACGCCGATGGGCAAGCCGTTGAATTTGAAACGCAAAGCCGGGCCGAGCCCGTGGATGTGAACGAGGACGATTCGGTGACCGACGAACAAGCTCGCCGCACCCTGGCCGCGCTGTTCGCCGAATTAGGACTGGACAACTAG
- a CDS encoding Coa1/Tim21 domain-containing protein, producing the protein MSHDPYFNRPQPPQMPQHPRFDDRPQGGSKLPWILGAIGGVVLLGVLVCCGGGYALVNLGMNVVAEDIRMQLRDHPTVREHIGEIESIDTAFGASLAHEDDDTFVYNVSGDKGDGELTVKSVTGGDGMEDIVSATLRTDDGETYELDL; encoded by the coding sequence ATGTCGCACGACCCCTATTTTAACCGTCCTCAGCCGCCACAAATGCCCCAGCACCCACGGTTCGATGATCGACCGCAAGGCGGCAGCAAACTGCCCTGGATCTTGGGGGCGATAGGAGGCGTTGTGTTGCTGGGAGTGTTGGTGTGTTGCGGCGGCGGGTATGCGTTGGTCAATCTGGGAATGAACGTGGTGGCCGAAGATATCCGCATGCAGTTGCGGGATCATCCCACGGTGCGAGAACACATCGGCGAGATCGAATCGATCGATACCGCCTTTGGGGCTTCGTTGGCCCATGAAGATGACGACACGTTTGTGTACAACGTCAGCGGCGACAAGGGCGACGGCGAATTAACGGTGAAAAGTGTTACCGGCGGCGATGGCATGGAAGACATCGTATCGGCCACACTCCGCACCGACGATGGCGAAACGTACGAGCTGGACCTATGA
- a CDS encoding menaquinone biosynthetic enzyme MqnA/MqnD family protein has translation MLRIGAVSYLNTRPLVYGLAQRLAGLGQLSFNLPSRLADDLAAGRLDVALIPSIEYFRGVGQQIVSDAVIACRGPVWSVRLLSRVPIGEIRCLALDEGSRTSAALVRILLAEQYGLHPETVPLPMESDPDTIDADAVLLIGDRAMHPAAGVYHEIWDLGDRWCRWTELPFVFAMWVARQDVDVSQLAPILSAARDEGLQQLAEIAGREAGGHGLTTPDLHHYFAHHLHFRLGAEEQAGLHRYQRHAAKLGLIANQRELVFQ, from the coding sequence ATGTTGCGGATTGGTGCCGTTTCCTATCTGAACACGCGTCCGCTGGTCTACGGCCTGGCACAGCGGCTGGCTGGCCTGGGTCAGCTGTCCTTCAATCTGCCCAGCCGATTGGCCGACGATTTGGCCGCCGGGCGCTTGGACGTGGCGTTGATTCCCTCGATTGAATACTTTCGCGGCGTCGGCCAACAGATTGTCTCCGATGCCGTGATCGCTTGCCGCGGTCCGGTGTGGAGCGTGCGATTGCTCAGCCGCGTGCCGATCGGCGAAATCCGCTGCTTGGCCCTGGACGAAGGCAGTCGCACCAGCGCAGCGCTGGTCCGCATCCTACTGGCCGAACAGTACGGGCTGCACCCCGAAACGGTGCCCCTGCCCATGGAATCGGATCCCGATACCATAGATGCCGACGCGGTGCTGCTGATCGGCGACCGCGCCATGCACCCGGCTGCGGGCGTGTATCACGAGATCTGGGACCTGGGTGACCGTTGGTGTCGCTGGACCGAATTGCCCTTCGTGTTTGCGATGTGGGTCGCTCGGCAAGACGTCGACGTTTCGCAACTGGCCCCGATCCTGTCGGCCGCCCGTGACGAGGGGCTGCAACAGCTGGCCGAAATCGCAGGGCGAGAAGCCGGCGGCCACGGTTTAACGACCCCCGACTTACATCACTACTTTGCCCACCATTTACACTTCCGTTTAGGAGCCGAGGAACAGGCGGGACTGCACCGCTATCAACGCCACGCCGCCAAGCTGGGCCTGATCGCCAATCAACGCGAATTGGTTTTTCAGTAA
- a CDS encoding NAD-dependent epimerase/dehydratase family protein yields the protein MHVLVTGSSGLIGSAAVRHWDSLGCRVTGVDNDMRATFFGPQGSTQWNLHCLQRETQNFHSVALDIRDRQAVAELFRKTPPDLVIHCAAQPSHDKAAEIPFLDFEVNANGTLNLLEATRHHAPDAVFCHMSTNKVYGDAPNERPLKELDTRWEYADLADFNGIDESCRIDQTMHSLFGASKTAADVLAQEYGKYFGLKTGIFRGGCLTGASHSGVELHGFLSYLVHVAVSGKPYTIFGYKGKQVRDQIECSDVVKAFEAFAKNPRPGEVYNIGGGRDNAASVLECIQMIEDISGYATNWMLGDENRKGDHICYISDLSKLRRDYPDWRIRVSLQDILAQMIEAEQRKLATA from the coding sequence ATGCATGTTCTGGTAACCGGATCGAGTGGCCTGATTGGTTCGGCCGCCGTACGGCACTGGGATTCATTGGGTTGCCGGGTCACGGGGGTCGACAACGATATGCGGGCGACGTTTTTTGGTCCGCAGGGCAGCACGCAGTGGAACCTGCACTGCTTGCAGCGAGAGACGCAAAACTTTCACAGCGTGGCGTTGGACATTCGCGACCGCCAAGCGGTAGCGGAGCTGTTTCGCAAGACGCCGCCCGATCTGGTAATCCACTGCGCGGCCCAGCCCTCGCATGACAAGGCGGCCGAAATCCCGTTTCTGGATTTCGAAGTCAACGCCAACGGCACGCTGAATCTGCTCGAAGCCACTCGGCACCACGCCCCCGACGCGGTGTTCTGTCATATGAGCACCAACAAAGTGTACGGCGACGCGCCCAACGAACGGCCGCTGAAGGAACTGGACACGCGGTGGGAGTACGCCGATCTTGCGGACTTTAACGGCATCGACGAGTCGTGCCGGATCGACCAAACCATGCATTCGCTGTTCGGTGCGTCCAAGACAGCCGCCGACGTGCTGGCTCAAGAATACGGTAAATATTTTGGCCTCAAGACGGGCATCTTCCGCGGCGGTTGCTTGACCGGCGCAAGTCACAGCGGCGTCGAACTGCACGGGTTTCTCAGCTATCTGGTGCACGTCGCGGTGAGCGGCAAACCCTACACAATTTTTGGCTACAAGGGCAAACAGGTCCGCGACCAGATCGAATGTAGCGACGTCGTGAAAGCCTTCGAAGCGTTTGCGAAAAATCCGCGACCGGGCGAAGTCTATAACATCGGCGGCGGACGCGACAACGCGGCCAGCGTGTTGGAATGCATCCAGATGATCGAAGACATCAGCGGCTATGCAACCAACTGGATGCTGGGCGATGAAAACCGCAAAGGCGATCACATCTGTTACATCTCCGACCTCTCGAAGCTGCGACGCGATTATCCGGATTGGCGGATCCGTGTCTCGTTACAAGACATTTTGGCTCAGATGATTGAGGCCGAGCAGCGGAAATTGGCGACCGCTTAA
- the hemC gene encoding hydroxymethylbilane synthase, with protein sequence MQHFPPLRLATRRSPLALWQANWVSDQLRQLGYPTELVLLTSRGDTDQAPIDGTRGVGFFTKRIQQALLDGEADIAVHSLKDLPTETDPAFTLAAIPPRAAVGDCLISGSEKNFAQLPPQAVIGTGSRRRAAQLLHQREDVQVEPIRGNVQSRLQKLADGLFDAIVLAEAGLSRLEMTQHVTERLPLDLMLPAPGQGALGIETRSDNQRITEITQQLDDAVTRAAVTAERKLLSHLSGGCLAPIAALATATDESLHLKAVVLSADGKTRLFHEASDTIANAAELGVVVAEQLRADGADAFIEAAR encoded by the coding sequence ATGCAACATTTCCCACCGCTTCGCCTTGCCACCCGTCGCAGCCCGCTCGCTTTGTGGCAGGCCAATTGGGTTTCCGACCAATTGCGTCAACTGGGCTACCCCACCGAACTGGTGTTGCTGACCAGCCGGGGTGATACCGATCAAGCGCCCATCGACGGCACTCGCGGCGTCGGCTTCTTTACCAAACGCATCCAACAAGCTCTGTTGGATGGCGAAGCGGATATCGCCGTCCACAGCTTGAAAGATCTGCCCACCGAAACCGACCCGGCCTTTACGCTGGCCGCCATCCCGCCCCGGGCCGCGGTGGGCGACTGCTTGATCAGCGGCAGCGAAAAGAACTTCGCTCAGTTGCCGCCGCAGGCTGTGATCGGAACCGGCAGCCGCCGTCGTGCCGCTCAGTTGCTGCACCAGCGCGAGGACGTACAAGTGGAACCGATTCGCGGCAACGTCCAATCGCGACTGCAGAAACTGGCCGACGGGTTGTTCGACGCGATCGTGTTGGCCGAAGCTGGTTTATCTCGGCTGGAAATGACACAGCACGTAACCGAACGTCTGCCGCTGGATCTGATGTTGCCGGCTCCGGGGCAGGGTGCTCTGGGCATCGAAACCCGTAGCGACAACCAGCGGATCACCGAGATCACGCAACAATTGGACGACGCCGTGACCCGAGCCGCGGTGACGGCCGAACGCAAACTGCTCAGCCATCTCAGTGGCGGCTGCTTGGCTCCCATCGCCGCACTGGCCACTGCCACGGACGAGTCATTGCACCTGAAAGCGGTCGTCCTGTCGGCCGACGGGAAGACACGTTTATTTCACGAAGCCAGCGACACGATTGCCAACGCTGCGGAACTGGGCGTTGTGGTGGCCGAACAATTGCGTGCCGATGGAGCCGACGCGTTTATCGAAGCCGCTCGCTAG
- the mqnC gene encoding cyclic dehypoxanthinyl futalosine synthase has protein sequence MTTDTQGILDRTLAGQRLSDADALSLLEASDLTAIGAAADALSRRMHPTDVRTYNVDRNINYTNVCTAVCDFCAFYRGPKSDEGYVLPREELLTKVEETVALGGNQILMQGGLHPKYKLDWYEQLLQDIKQRFPEVNIHGFSPPELHHFTKLNNLPLRTVLERLRDAGLGSIPGGGAEILVDRVRKEITRGKVMTDDWLNVMRVWHQLGGISTATMMFGHVETLAERIEHLRRLRELQDETNGFTAFICWTFQPDHTPMSDIPPAGSFEYLKTQAVARLYLDNIPNIQSSWVTQGLKIGQLAMLFGANDMGSLMIEENVVAEAGTTHFLTLEQIRDAIEELGYQPRQRDVFYNLVDPALEQKAIAASRAPANLVELT, from the coding sequence ATGACAACCGATACGCAAGGCATTCTAGATCGCACCCTGGCCGGTCAACGGTTGAGCGATGCCGACGCGCTGAGCCTGTTGGAAGCCAGCGACCTGACGGCGATCGGTGCTGCCGCCGATGCCCTCTCGCGACGTATGCACCCCACCGATGTGCGAACCTACAACGTCGACCGCAATATCAACTACACCAACGTGTGCACGGCGGTGTGCGACTTCTGCGCCTTCTATCGAGGCCCCAAGAGCGACGAAGGCTACGTCCTGCCGCGCGAGGAATTGTTGACCAAGGTGGAGGAAACGGTGGCCCTGGGAGGCAACCAGATCCTAATGCAAGGCGGTCTGCACCCCAAGTACAAACTGGACTGGTACGAGCAACTGCTGCAAGACATCAAGCAACGTTTTCCCGAGGTCAATATCCACGGCTTCAGCCCGCCCGAACTGCATCACTTCACCAAACTGAACAATCTGCCGCTGCGGACCGTGCTGGAACGACTTCGCGACGCCGGCCTGGGCAGCATCCCCGGCGGCGGCGCCGAAATCCTGGTCGACCGCGTTCGCAAAGAAATCACTCGCGGCAAAGTCATGACCGACGACTGGTTAAACGTGATGCGGGTCTGGCACCAACTGGGCGGCATCAGCACCGCCACGATGATGTTCGGACACGTGGAAACGTTGGCCGAACGGATCGAACACCTGCGGCGGTTGCGTGAACTGCAAGACGAAACCAACGGCTTTACGGCCTTCATCTGCTGGACCTTCCAGCCCGACCATACGCCGATGAGCGACATCCCGCCGGCGGGCTCCTTCGAGTATCTGAAGACCCAAGCCGTCGCTCGCCTGTACCTGGACAATATCCCCAACATCCAAAGCAGTTGGGTTACGCAAGGTTTGAAAATCGGTCAGTTGGCAATGTTGTTCGGTGCCAATGACATGGGTAGCCTGATGATCGAAGAAAACGTGGTCGCCGAAGCCGGCACGACGCATTTCCTGACGCTCGAACAAATTCGCGACGCGATCGAAGAGCTGGGCTACCAACCTCGCCAACGCGACGTGTTCTATAATCTGGTCGACCCGGCGTTGGAACAAAAAGCCATCGCCGCCAGCCGAGCTCCAGCGAACCTGGTTGAGCTGACCTAA